Proteins encoded within one genomic window of Acipenser ruthenus chromosome 32, fAciRut3.2 maternal haplotype, whole genome shotgun sequence:
- the LOC117420775 gene encoding P2X purinoceptor 7-like, translated as MAVEGGVIAIQIKWECNLDWLLSKCVPEYSFRRLDEKNSHKTLYPGLNFRFARYYKQNRVEARTLFKVYGIRFDVMVTGKAGKFNTIKTITYIGSTLSYFGVSIFVVDILLTNYIPRCGCKKEVKSYYTEKKYEAVEDQTELQNVSTRESPSSPQRPPSCSEDTEMQERQTGACSEEHETSPSWRPMTNLEEELSFHSSTTQCISTPATFSPLVLDRQTSQLLYRNPQLNMPVQVAATLHLPSVSYREVFIEYG; from the exons ATGGCTGTTGAG GGAGGAGTGATAGCAATACAGATTAAATGGGAATGTAACCTGGATTGGCTGCTTTCCAAGTGTGTCCCGGAGTACAGCTTTCGAAGACTGGATGAGAAAAACAGCCACAAGACCCTATACCCTGGCTTGAACTTCAG gtttgcaaGATACTATAAACAGAACAGAGTGGAAGCGCGCACATTGTTCAAGGTGTATGGAATCCGGTTTGATGTCATGGTGACTGGAAAG gCTGGAAAATTCAATACAATTAAGACGATTACATACATTGGATCCACACTCTCCTACTTCGGTGTG TCTATATTCGTGGTCGACATCCTCCTTACAAACTACATTCCTCGCTGTGGCTGCAAAAAAGAGGTCAAAAGTTACTACACTGAGAAGAAATATGAAGCTGTAGAAGATCAGACAGAG CTGCAAAATGTAAGTACGAGAGAAAGCCCGAGCTCTCCGCAAAGGCCTCCCAGCTGCAGTGAAGACACAGAGATGCAAGAGAGACAAACGGGTGCGTGTTCAGAGGAACACGAAACCTCACCGTCGTGGCGCCCGATGACAAACTTGGAGGAAGAGCTGTCCTTCCACAGTAGCACCACGCAGTGCATCAGCACCCCCGCTACATTCTCTCCACTCGTCCTTGACAGGCAGACCTCACAGCTGCTGTACAGGAATCCCCAGCTAAACATGCCAGTACAAGTGGCTGCAACACTGCACCTACCATCTGTTAGCTATCGTGAGGTGTTTATAGAATATGGTTAA